In Luteimonas sp. MC1750, the following proteins share a genomic window:
- a CDS encoding VirB3 family type IV secretion system protein, with the protein MRRDVLFRGCTRPAMFLGVPYVPFFVGAGACLLLAVYVNLLLLVLMPLVVLGMRQMARRDEMIFRLIGLRWQLLAKVRNRHVRRGDWSFAPLAGRGAGGRR; encoded by the coding sequence ATGCGTAGGGACGTGCTCTTCCGCGGCTGCACCCGGCCGGCGATGTTCCTGGGCGTGCCCTACGTCCCGTTCTTCGTCGGGGCAGGCGCGTGCCTGTTGCTGGCCGTCTACGTGAACCTGCTCCTGCTGGTGCTGATGCCGCTCGTGGTCCTGGGCATGCGCCAGATGGCCCGGCGCGACGAGATGATCTTCAGGCTGATCGGCCTGCGCTGGCAGCTCCTGGCCAAGGTGCGAAACCGCCATGTGCGCCGCGGTGACTGGTCGTTCGCGCCGCTCGCCGGACGCGGGGCCGGAGGCCGGCGGTGA
- a CDS encoding lytic transglycosylase domain-containing protein: MIPGLEMLACQELAVPMDVMEHVVRVESSFNPYAIGVVGARLERQPRSLEEAVATAARLEREGYNFSLGLAQVNRHNLAPQGLDSYERAFSACENLAAGSRILADCHVRAGGHWGKAFSCYYSGNFVRGFRDGYVQKIQSSIQAAGRVNGLDAAAIPVLGNRGATAPGPGLASLRERRGRADGPPTGPALEMDTPPVPAKHSQPGSDERSPDGPFVPHVTGGHPPASPPAAAVPAPAAGAQLADSAFVF; encoded by the coding sequence ATGATCCCCGGCCTCGAAATGCTGGCCTGCCAGGAACTTGCGGTCCCCATGGACGTCATGGAGCACGTCGTCCGCGTGGAGTCGTCGTTCAATCCCTACGCCATCGGCGTCGTGGGTGCCCGGCTGGAGCGGCAGCCGCGCAGTCTCGAGGAAGCCGTGGCGACGGCGGCACGTCTGGAGCGCGAGGGCTACAACTTTTCGCTCGGCCTGGCGCAGGTGAACCGCCACAACCTGGCGCCCCAGGGACTCGACAGCTACGAGAGGGCGTTCTCCGCCTGCGAAAACCTGGCGGCCGGGTCACGGATACTTGCGGACTGCCACGTCCGTGCCGGGGGCCACTGGGGCAAGGCCTTCAGCTGCTACTACTCCGGCAACTTCGTCCGCGGCTTCCGCGACGGATACGTGCAGAAGATCCAGAGCTCGATCCAGGCTGCCGGGCGGGTGAACGGACTGGACGCCGCGGCCATCCCGGTCCTTGGAAATCGTGGAGCGACGGCTCCGGGCCCGGGGCTGGCGAGTCTTCGCGAGCGACGCGGCCGGGCCGACGGTCCGCCAACGGGGCCGGCCTTGGAGATGGACACGCCGCCGGTGCCCGCGAAGCACTCCCAGCCCGGGTCGGACGAACGTTCACCCGACGGCCCATTCGTGCCGCACGTCACCGGGGGACACCCGCCAGCGTCGCCGCCTGCCGCCGCTGTGCCGGCGCCAGCGGCCGGCGCCCAGCTTGCCGATTCCGCCTTTGTCTTCTGA
- a CDS encoding type IV secretion system protein, which produces MSIDSLVGLAATGMDWAQVQGLPNMVFFQEINGFLDDEIGEFAGNLLGRVVTVAGSAALTLLTLWILVQGYRIATGLSREPMMALVGDALKAVLVIGIATGAAAGGGSTYRILTDGLGDVVTQVVTGDEDGGAYDDIDRALAIMQVALQVIDAIDHGGDLITEQRKSRAMWLAGVGLGGPAIIAASMLLLNKVAIALVVGLGPIFILCLLFRATRQLFSKWLYYGLGTLFSLALLTVMVTLAMDMLIAVGVAFWVADWLTGAPQESLSSMALQQGGLGLILTMLIVSAPPMAAMFFNGVLGQFSPYNAVGVATGSQAPPPGSGLPPGVAGRAG; this is translated from the coding sequence GTGTCCATCGACAGCCTGGTGGGGCTCGCCGCCACGGGCATGGACTGGGCCCAGGTCCAGGGCCTGCCCAATATGGTGTTTTTTCAGGAGATCAACGGCTTCCTCGACGACGAGATCGGCGAGTTCGCCGGCAACCTGCTTGGGCGGGTGGTGACCGTCGCCGGGTCCGCGGCGCTGACGCTGCTGACGCTGTGGATCCTGGTGCAGGGCTATCGCATCGCCACCGGTCTCTCGCGCGAGCCGATGATGGCGCTGGTGGGCGATGCGCTGAAGGCGGTGCTGGTGATCGGTATCGCCACCGGCGCGGCTGCCGGCGGGGGATCGACCTACCGCATCCTGACCGACGGGCTGGGCGATGTGGTGACGCAGGTGGTGACCGGCGACGAGGACGGTGGCGCATACGATGACATCGACCGGGCACTGGCGATCATGCAGGTGGCCCTGCAGGTGATCGATGCGATCGACCACGGCGGCGACCTCATCACCGAGCAGCGGAAGTCGCGCGCGATGTGGCTTGCCGGGGTCGGGCTGGGTGGCCCGGCGATCATCGCCGCGTCCATGCTGCTGCTGAACAAGGTCGCGATCGCACTCGTGGTCGGGCTGGGGCCGATCTTCATCCTGTGCCTGCTGTTCCGCGCCACCCGCCAGCTTTTCAGTAAGTGGCTGTACTACGGACTCGGAACCTTGTTCTCGCTGGCGCTCCTGACGGTCATGGTCACGCTGGCCATGGACATGCTGATCGCGGTGGGGGTCGCGTTCTGGGTCGCGGACTGGCTGACCGGTGCACCACAGGAGAGTCTGTCGTCGATGGCGCTGCAGCAGGGCGGGCTCGGTCTCATCCTCACGATGCTCATCGTCAGTGCCCCGCCGATGGCGGCGATGTTCTTCAACGGGGTGCTGGGCCAGTTCTCGCCCTACAACGCCGTGGGCGTGGCGACCGGAAGCCAGGCGCCGCCGCCGGGCTCGGGCCTGCCACCCGGGGTCGCAGGGCGCGCGGGCTGA
- the thrS gene encoding threonine--tRNA ligase, with protein MITITLPDGSRREFEAPVTVLQVAESIGPGLAKATVAGKVDGRQVDASDLIDRDASLQILTPKDAEGVEIIRHSCAHLVGHAVKQLYPDAKMVIGPVIEDGFYYDIWRAQPFTPEDMAAIEQRMRELIDTEYDVIKRMTPRDEVVATFQARGEDYKLRLIEDMGPEVTAMGLYHHQEYVDMCRGPHVPNTRFLKAFKLLRTSGAYWRGDAKNEQLQRIYGTAWADAKQLKAYVLRIEEAEKRDHRRIGKAQELFHLQEEAPGLVFWHPKGWALWQVVEQYMRGVYRASGYGEVRCPQILDVSLWQKSGHWDNYKENMFFTESEKRTYAVKPMNCPGHVQVFNQGLHSYRDLPIRYGEFGSCHRNEPSGALHGILRVRGFTQDDGHVFCTEAQIESEVTDFHAQAMKVYQDFGFTEVQVKLALRPESRLGDDATWDKAEAALRNALSAAGVEWQELPGEGAFYGPKIEYHLKDAIGRTWQLGTMQVDFMMPGRLGAEYVDEQSQKRTPVMLHRAIVGSMERFIGILIENHAGAFPAWLAPVQAVVMNITDAQADWAAEVRKTLADQGLRVESDLRNEKIGYKIREHTLARVPYLLVVGDREKEQGAVAVRTRAGEDLGSMPLADFTARLHAERGP; from the coding sequence ATGATCACCATCACGCTCCCCGACGGCAGCCGCCGCGAGTTCGAAGCCCCCGTCACCGTCCTGCAGGTCGCCGAGTCGATCGGCCCCGGCCTGGCCAAGGCCACCGTGGCCGGCAAGGTTGATGGCCGCCAGGTCGACGCCTCCGACCTCATCGACCGCGACGCCAGCCTGCAGATCCTGACCCCGAAGGACGCCGAGGGCGTGGAGATCATCCGCCACTCCTGCGCCCACCTGGTCGGGCATGCCGTCAAGCAGCTGTACCCGGACGCCAAGATGGTGATCGGCCCGGTGATCGAAGACGGCTTCTACTACGACATCTGGCGCGCGCAGCCGTTCACGCCCGAGGACATGGCGGCGATCGAGCAGCGCATGCGTGAGCTGATCGACACCGAGTACGACGTCATCAAGCGCATGACCCCGCGCGACGAGGTGGTCGCCACGTTCCAGGCCCGCGGCGAGGACTACAAGCTGCGCCTGATCGAGGACATGGGTCCCGAGGTCACGGCCATGGGCCTGTACCACCACCAGGAATACGTGGACATGTGCCGCGGCCCGCACGTGCCGAACACGCGCTTCCTCAAGGCCTTCAAGCTGCTGCGCACCTCCGGTGCCTACTGGCGCGGTGACGCGAAGAACGAGCAGCTGCAGCGCATCTACGGCACCGCCTGGGCCGACGCCAAGCAGCTCAAGGCCTACGTCCTGCGCATCGAGGAGGCCGAGAAGCGCGACCACCGCCGCATCGGCAAGGCCCAGGAGCTGTTCCACCTGCAGGAAGAGGCGCCGGGCCTGGTGTTCTGGCACCCCAAGGGCTGGGCGCTGTGGCAGGTGGTCGAGCAGTACATGCGCGGCGTCTACCGCGCGAGCGGCTACGGCGAGGTGCGCTGCCCGCAGATCCTCGACGTCAGCCTGTGGCAGAAGTCCGGCCACTGGGACAACTACAAGGAGAACATGTTCTTCACCGAGTCCGAGAAGCGGACCTACGCGGTGAAGCCCATGAACTGCCCGGGCCACGTGCAGGTGTTCAACCAGGGCCTGCACAGCTACCGCGACCTGCCCATCCGCTACGGCGAATTCGGCAGCTGCCACCGCAACGAGCCCTCGGGTGCGCTGCACGGCATCCTGCGCGTACGCGGCTTCACCCAGGACGACGGCCACGTGTTCTGCACCGAGGCGCAGATCGAGTCCGAGGTCACCGACTTCCACGCCCAGGCGATGAAGGTCTACCAGGATTTCGGCTTCACCGAGGTGCAGGTGAAGCTGGCCCTGCGCCCGGAATCGCGACTTGGCGACGACGCCACCTGGGACAAGGCCGAAGCGGCGCTGCGCAATGCGCTGTCCGCCGCCGGCGTCGAGTGGCAGGAGCTGCCCGGCGAGGGCGCCTTCTACGGCCCCAAGATCGAGTACCACCTGAAGGACGCCATCGGCCGCACCTGGCAGCTGGGCACGATGCAGGTCGATTTCATGATGCCCGGCCGCTTGGGCGCTGAATACGTCGACGAACAGAGCCAGAAGCGCACGCCGGTCATGCTGCATCGCGCCATCGTGGGCTCGATGGAGCGCTTCATCGGGATCTTGATCGAAAACCACGCCGGCGCCTTCCCGGCCTGGTTGGCCCCGGTCCAGGCGGTGGTGATGAACATCACCGACGCCCAAGCCGACTGGGCCGCCGAGGTGCGGAAAACCCTTGCGGATCAAGGGCTCCGGGTCGAATCGGATTTGCGGAACGAGAAGATCGGCTATAAGATCCGCGAGCACACGCTTGCGCGCGTGCCGTACCTGCTCGTGGTGGGGGACCGCGAGAAGGAACAGGGCGCGGTCGCCGTCCGCACGCGGGCAGGGGAGGACCTGGGTTCGATGCCGCTGGCCGATTTCACGGCCCGCCTGCACGCGGAGCGGGGTCCCTGA
- a CDS encoding TrbI/VirB10 family protein, translating to MTASSEQGAAGPGHYAARQAAPDLDASAPVLRPEDVQRLNRKALVFLAAIVLLLVLAIVGMLRAVGGDEAATQAPREQEVVIPELPRIGVTAEPSLPPVPMPMEPVPVVPLPSGEPSTLRPSPWSMPSPSLVQAPSGPSLRDRRSSTTDTSQASNPYMQAMLAGLPGAETQDTEAPAAAATTAARPIARPDALLVRGTYIRCVLETRIVTDVPGFTSCVVTEPVYSINGRRLLLPSGSKVLGRYDSEPLGPRVAVVWDRITTPNGIDISMASPGVDGLGGAGHPGHYSAHWGSRIGSALLVSLVSDAFKYAAAKEGPASTVIGEGGVVLQSPYESSTARTLERLANQALDNRRPPTVTIRQGTLLNVYVARDVDFSAVVARL from the coding sequence ATGACGGCATCGAGCGAGCAGGGGGCTGCAGGACCTGGTCACTATGCGGCGCGTCAGGCCGCGCCCGACCTGGACGCATCGGCCCCCGTGCTGCGGCCGGAGGACGTGCAGCGGCTCAACCGCAAGGCGCTGGTGTTCCTCGCGGCGATCGTCCTCCTGCTGGTGCTCGCCATCGTCGGCATGCTCCGTGCGGTTGGCGGCGACGAGGCGGCCACGCAGGCGCCACGCGAGCAGGAGGTCGTGATTCCGGAGCTGCCGCGCATCGGCGTGACAGCCGAACCGTCGCTGCCGCCCGTGCCGATGCCGATGGAGCCCGTGCCCGTCGTGCCGCTGCCTTCCGGTGAACCGTCGACGCTGCGGCCGTCGCCCTGGAGCATGCCTTCACCGTCGCTTGTGCAGGCTCCGTCCGGACCGAGCCTCCGTGATCGCCGCAGCAGCACCACCGATACGAGCCAGGCATCCAACCCCTATATGCAGGCGATGCTGGCCGGCCTGCCCGGCGCCGAGACGCAGGATACGGAGGCGCCCGCAGCGGCTGCGACCACGGCGGCACGCCCCATCGCCCGGCCGGACGCGCTGCTGGTGCGCGGGACCTACATCCGCTGCGTGCTGGAAACACGCATCGTCACCGACGTGCCGGGTTTCACCTCGTGCGTGGTGACCGAACCCGTGTATTCGATCAACGGTCGCCGCCTCCTGCTGCCAAGCGGCTCCAAGGTGCTTGGTCGCTATGACTCGGAACCGCTGGGCCCCCGCGTGGCCGTGGTCTGGGACCGCATCACCACGCCCAACGGGATCGACATCAGCATGGCAAGTCCGGGAGTGGACGGCCTGGGCGGGGCCGGTCATCCCGGCCACTACAGCGCGCACTGGGGTTCGAGGATCGGCTCTGCGCTGCTGGTCAGCCTGGTCAGCGATGCCTTCAAATATGCGGCAGCCAAGGAGGGCCCAGCCAGCACGGTGATCGGAGAAGGTGGGGTTGTGCTGCAGTCTCCCTATGAAAGCAGCACCGCGCGCACGCTGGAGCGGCTCGCCAACCAGGCGCTGGACAACCGCCGGCCTCCGACCGTCACGATCCGACAGGGCACGCTGCTCAACGTCTACGTGGCCCGTGACGTGGACTTCTCCGCGGTCGTGGCGCGACTGTGA
- a CDS encoding VirB4 family type IV secretion/conjugal transfer ATPase, which yields MNARAADAAIGEFVPLSSHVASDVVKTTGGDYLVCWRLEGLPFVGREEWDLEHRHATFNRMLQTLRAPDFANVAFWTHDIRRRRRIDGGGRFKGAFNQALSDAYFHKLAAREALQNDLYLTMVYRPVVAGRRLVERSSDIGRLAAAQRQATDRLHELAGNVEAVLKDYAPRRLGMYERENGVVFSEVLELFGYIINRLDEPVPVLAAPVANYLAVSRHTFSARTGDFVVALPEGQYAYGALLTIKEYSEATWPGILNGLKYLDFEYVLTQSFSPMGRQDALRVLDRTKGMMVSSGDRAVSQIVELDQAMDQLASGNFVLGEYHFSLAVHAQNQEDLSRNIAEARAELSNAGFVSAKEDLAVASAFYAQLPANWRYRTRLANVSSLNFLGLSPLHNFASGKASGNPWGECITTLQASNGQPYHFNFHATHPAEDSLGEKALGNTLVIGKSGTGKTALVNFLLAQSQKLDPAPTVFFFDKDRGAEIFVRACGGNYLALENGQPTGFNPLQCERSEANVQFLADLVKLLAGKPAYTAREEEDIFRAVDGMLDTPAHLRSIANLQKSLPNMGDDGLYARLRRWTSGHSLGWVFDNPRDTVDLSGANIIGFDYTDILDNAEVRVPVVRYLLHRLEGIIDGRRLIYVMDEFWKILDGGGALKEFARNKQKTIRKQNGLGIFATQSPEDALASDIAAAIVEQTATLVLLPNPNASRKDYVEGLKLTDAEYRVVVALDERSRCFLVKQGHASAVCRLDLDGLDDVLAVVSASTDNIGVMHAVMASRAAQLGVAQDALGPEDWLEAFQSQRKGRRSPVLAP from the coding sequence GTGAACGCGCGCGCAGCCGACGCCGCGATTGGCGAGTTCGTCCCGCTGTCGAGCCACGTCGCCAGCGACGTGGTGAAGACCACGGGGGGTGACTACCTCGTCTGCTGGCGCCTGGAGGGGCTTCCGTTCGTCGGGCGGGAGGAATGGGATCTGGAGCATCGCCACGCCACGTTCAATCGCATGCTGCAGACGCTGCGCGCGCCCGACTTTGCCAACGTCGCCTTCTGGACCCACGACATCCGGCGGCGGCGGCGCATCGACGGGGGAGGACGTTTCAAGGGCGCCTTCAACCAGGCGCTCTCGGACGCCTACTTCCACAAGCTCGCTGCGCGGGAGGCGCTGCAGAACGACCTCTACCTGACCATGGTCTACCGGCCGGTCGTGGCCGGGCGGCGGCTGGTGGAACGGTCGTCCGACATCGGCCGGCTCGCCGCGGCCCAACGGCAGGCGACGGACCGCCTGCATGAGCTCGCGGGCAACGTGGAAGCCGTGCTCAAGGACTATGCGCCACGGCGGCTGGGCATGTACGAGCGCGAGAACGGCGTCGTCTTCTCCGAGGTGCTCGAGCTCTTCGGCTACATCATCAACCGCCTGGACGAGCCGGTGCCGGTCCTCGCGGCGCCGGTCGCCAACTACCTCGCCGTCAGCCGGCACACGTTCTCGGCCCGGACGGGGGACTTCGTCGTGGCCCTGCCGGAAGGGCAGTACGCGTACGGCGCCCTCCTCACCATCAAGGAATACAGCGAGGCGACCTGGCCCGGGATCCTGAACGGGCTGAAATACCTGGACTTCGAGTACGTGCTGACGCAGTCGTTCAGTCCCATGGGGCGCCAGGACGCGCTGCGCGTGCTCGACCGGACCAAGGGCATGATGGTCTCCTCGGGCGACCGCGCCGTCAGCCAGATCGTCGAACTTGACCAGGCGATGGACCAGCTTGCCTCCGGCAATTTCGTGCTGGGCGAGTACCACTTCAGCCTCGCGGTGCACGCACAGAACCAGGAGGACCTCTCGCGCAACATCGCCGAGGCCCGCGCCGAGCTGTCCAATGCCGGCTTCGTGTCGGCGAAGGAGGACCTGGCGGTGGCATCGGCGTTCTACGCGCAGTTGCCCGCGAACTGGCGCTACCGGACCCGGCTGGCCAACGTGAGTTCGCTCAACTTCCTCGGCCTGTCGCCGCTGCACAACTTCGCCAGCGGCAAGGCGTCGGGGAACCCCTGGGGCGAGTGCATCACCACCCTGCAGGCGAGCAACGGCCAGCCCTACCACTTCAACTTCCACGCCACGCACCCCGCCGAGGATTCGCTCGGCGAGAAGGCCCTCGGGAACACCCTCGTCATTGGCAAGTCCGGCACCGGAAAGACCGCCCTGGTCAACTTCCTGCTGGCACAGTCGCAGAAGCTCGACCCTGCGCCGACGGTGTTCTTCTTCGACAAGGACCGTGGCGCGGAGATCTTTGTCCGGGCCTGTGGCGGGAACTACCTCGCTCTCGAGAACGGTCAGCCCACCGGCTTCAATCCGCTGCAGTGCGAGCGGAGCGAGGCGAACGTGCAATTCCTTGCCGACCTGGTGAAGCTGCTCGCCGGCAAGCCGGCCTACACCGCACGCGAGGAGGAGGACATCTTCCGCGCCGTCGACGGCATGCTGGACACGCCTGCACACCTGCGCAGCATCGCGAACCTGCAGAAGAGCCTTCCCAACATGGGTGACGACGGCCTCTACGCGCGGCTGCGCCGATGGACCTCCGGACACAGCCTGGGATGGGTGTTCGACAACCCGCGGGATACGGTCGACCTGTCGGGTGCGAACATCATCGGCTTCGACTACACCGACATTCTCGACAACGCCGAGGTGAGGGTTCCGGTCGTGCGCTACCTGCTGCACAGGCTGGAGGGCATCATCGATGGCCGGCGCCTGATCTATGTGATGGACGAGTTCTGGAAGATCCTCGATGGTGGCGGCGCGCTCAAGGAGTTCGCGCGCAACAAGCAGAAGACCATCCGCAAGCAGAACGGGCTTGGCATCTTCGCGACGCAGAGCCCCGAGGACGCGCTGGCGAGCGACATCGCCGCCGCCATCGTCGAGCAGACGGCGACCCTGGTGCTGTTGCCCAATCCGAACGCCAGCCGCAAGGACTATGTCGAGGGGCTGAAGTTGACTGACGCGGAGTACCGCGTGGTCGTCGCCCTGGACGAGCGCTCACGGTGTTTCCTCGTCAAGCAGGGGCACGCCTCGGCCGTGTGTCGGCTCGACCTGGACGGGCTGGACGACGTCCTGGCCGTGGTCTCGGCCTCCACCGACAACATCGGCGTGATGCACGCGGTGATGGCGTCGCGCGCAGCGCAGCTCGGGGTCGCGCAGGACGCGCTGGGCCCCGAGGACTGGCTGGAGGCGTTCCAGTCGCAGAGGAAAGGGCGGCGGTCGCCCGTCCTGGCACCATGA
- a CDS encoding TrbG/VirB9 family P-type conjugative transfer protein codes for MKSFLAGLVLCAGLLSPPAATAQQGAAPPQVDTFDYVPGGIYPVRTALGITTQIELDPAEEILDFSTGFSSGWDLTRRGNVFYLRPRDGDVDTNMLVRTRAHAYIFELKVVAADWTSLDQVRRAGVQYRVGFRYPADAAFGPAEEAAAPVEPGQSTALSPDRLYNFDYDVAARRAPPWLVPMHVYDDGRFTYLRMSRQVALPTGTFPAVFGRSSRDGDEFVVNTTVEGDVLIVHGTWPFLVVRHGDDVVGIRRTAR; via the coding sequence ATGAAATCGTTCCTCGCCGGGTTGGTGCTCTGCGCAGGCCTGCTCTCGCCTCCGGCAGCCACTGCGCAGCAGGGCGCTGCGCCTCCGCAGGTGGATACCTTCGACTACGTCCCCGGCGGCATTTACCCGGTGCGCACCGCGTTGGGCATCACCACCCAGATCGAACTCGATCCGGCGGAAGAGATCCTCGACTTCAGCACCGGATTCAGCAGCGGCTGGGACCTGACTCGGCGCGGGAATGTGTTCTACCTCCGCCCCCGGGATGGCGACGTCGACACCAACATGCTGGTGCGCACGCGCGCGCATGCCTACATCTTCGAACTGAAGGTGGTGGCCGCGGACTGGACCAGTCTCGACCAGGTCCGGCGCGCCGGGGTGCAGTACCGCGTCGGCTTCCGCTATCCGGCCGACGCGGCATTCGGACCCGCGGAGGAAGCGGCCGCGCCCGTCGAGCCTGGACAAAGCACGGCCCTGTCGCCGGACAGGCTCTACAACTTCGATTACGACGTGGCGGCCCGCCGGGCGCCGCCCTGGCTCGTGCCGATGCACGTCTACGACGATGGCCGCTTCACCTATCTGCGCATGAGCCGCCAGGTGGCGCTGCCGACGGGGACCTTTCCGGCCGTGTTCGGACGGAGCAGCCGGGACGGGGACGAGTTCGTGGTCAACACCACCGTCGAAGGCGATGTGCTCATCGTGCACGGCACCTGGCCGTTCCTCGTGGTGCGCCATGGCGATGACGTGGTTGGAATCAGGAGGACGGCGCGATGA
- the virB11 gene encoding P-type DNA transfer ATPase VirB11 — MAVPAHALQPSGGAAFLDYQYQALGIAAYMDATDVTEICINRPGEVWLERRGGWQRVAVPGLSLERARQFCTAVVNESDTGQRITDAEPVVSLTFPTGQRAQFVIPPACEAGAVSITIRLPSRQVRRLDDYESEGFFASMRSGRGTCKDDDALLELHSAGRHAEFFRRAVQLRRNIVVSGATGSGKTTLMKALVEHIPANERLVTIEDARELFISQPNAVHLLYSKGGQGTAKVTAKSCMEACLRMKPDRIILAELRGDEAFYFIRNCASGHPGSITSCHAGSTSQTWDQLALMVKASDEGAGLEFDTIRRLLAMTIDIVVHVSAHGGHRHITGVEFGASLAKAAGKGGAA, encoded by the coding sequence ATGGCCGTTCCTGCCCATGCGCTGCAGCCTTCCGGGGGCGCCGCCTTCCTCGACTACCAGTACCAGGCGCTGGGCATCGCGGCGTACATGGATGCAACGGATGTCACCGAGATCTGCATCAACCGCCCGGGTGAAGTCTGGCTGGAGCGGCGCGGCGGCTGGCAGCGCGTGGCGGTGCCCGGCCTGAGCCTGGAACGGGCGCGCCAGTTCTGTACGGCCGTCGTGAACGAAAGCGACACCGGCCAGCGCATCACCGACGCGGAGCCCGTGGTCTCGCTGACCTTTCCGACCGGTCAGCGTGCGCAGTTCGTGATTCCGCCCGCGTGCGAGGCTGGCGCGGTGTCCATCACCATCCGGCTTCCGTCACGCCAGGTCCGTCGGCTGGATGACTATGAGTCGGAAGGGTTCTTCGCGTCGATGCGCTCCGGACGCGGCACGTGCAAGGACGACGACGCGCTGCTTGAACTCCATTCCGCTGGCCGCCATGCGGAGTTCTTCCGGCGTGCGGTGCAGCTGCGACGGAACATCGTCGTCTCCGGCGCAACCGGAAGCGGCAAGACCACGCTCATGAAGGCGCTGGTGGAGCACATTCCGGCCAACGAGCGCCTGGTCACCATCGAGGACGCCCGTGAACTGTTCATCAGCCAACCCAACGCCGTGCACCTGCTGTATTCGAAGGGCGGGCAGGGGACTGCGAAGGTGACGGCCAAGTCCTGCATGGAGGCGTGCCTGCGCATGAAGCCCGACCGCATCATCCTGGCCGAGCTGCGCGGCGACGAGGCGTTCTACTTCATCCGCAACTGCGCGTCGGGGCATCCCGGCTCGATCACCAGCTGCCATGCCGGAAGTACATCGCAGACCTGGGACCAGCTGGCACTGATGGTGAAGGCCTCCGACGAAGGCGCGGGCCTTGAGTTCGACACCATCCGTCGCCTGCTCGCCATGACCATCGACATCGTCGTCCATGTCAGCGCCCACGGGGGGCATCGGCATATCACCGGGGTCGAGTTCGGAGCTTCGCTCGCGAAGGCGGCGGGCAAGGGAGGCGCTGCATGA
- a CDS encoding TrbC/VirB2 family protein gives MNTWIQRTGFVSSLQRSRPHPRPSAGMLAALGMAPGWAFAQAFGGADAKVCGFFDNVNGLLNMASIAVVTIAIIFAGYQIAFAHKRISDVAPILVGGLLIGAAAQIARMLLGPEAGECTAMIDAVLPVFHA, from the coding sequence ATGAACACCTGGATCCAACGCACCGGCTTCGTCAGCAGCCTGCAGCGCAGCCGCCCCCACCCCCGACCGTCCGCAGGCATGCTGGCGGCCCTCGGCATGGCGCCGGGCTGGGCATTCGCGCAGGCCTTTGGAGGCGCCGACGCAAAGGTCTGCGGCTTCTTCGACAACGTCAACGGCCTGCTGAACATGGCATCGATCGCCGTGGTCACCATCGCGATCATCTTCGCCGGGTACCAGATCGCCTTTGCGCACAAGCGGATTTCAGACGTCGCACCCATCCTCGTGGGCGGGCTGCTGATCGGTGCCGCGGCCCAGATCGCCCGGATGCTGCTGGGACCCGAAGCGGGCGAGTGCACGGCGATGATCGATGCGGTGCTGCCGGTGTTCCATGCGTAG
- a CDS encoding type IV secretion system protein: MFKQKQPGPAIGDAVARAVNYETSIADLAARSERRAWWVAATASTLALLLGAGYFKVMPLKERVPFLVMADASSGNATVARLDENFRHRSLSASEAIARANVASFITLRESYDVAMMNLRDWRAVHAMSAPEVGKEYAALHAANNPSSPFSTYGRSRAIRVRILSIQLIDGPDGIPSGATVRFQRSVYDKASGATRPLDSRIATLGFGYNLALRMDEPDRLENPLGFQVTSYRVDADFAAVPPAESEPEVFSSAPSAEEPVNPLPVMGDGPAVSAQAEGAP, translated from the coding sequence ATGTTCAAGCAGAAGCAGCCAGGGCCGGCGATCGGGGATGCGGTCGCCCGCGCGGTCAACTATGAAACCAGCATTGCGGACCTCGCGGCTCGCAGCGAGCGGCGCGCCTGGTGGGTTGCGGCCACGGCCTCGACCCTCGCGCTGCTGCTGGGGGCCGGCTATTTCAAGGTGATGCCGCTGAAGGAGCGCGTGCCGTTCCTGGTGATGGCTGATGCCTCCAGCGGCAACGCCACCGTGGCGCGGCTGGACGAGAACTTCCGCCATCGCAGCCTCAGCGCGAGCGAGGCGATCGCCCGCGCGAACGTCGCCAGCTTCATCACGCTGCGCGAGTCCTACGACGTGGCGATGATGAACCTGCGTGACTGGCGCGCCGTGCACGCGATGTCGGCACCGGAGGTCGGCAAGGAATACGCCGCGCTCCATGCGGCCAACAACCCGTCAAGCCCGTTCAGTACCTATGGCCGGAGCCGCGCCATCCGCGTGCGGATCCTGAGCATCCAGCTCATCGATGGACCCGATGGCATCCCGAGCGGCGCGACCGTGCGTTTCCAGCGCAGCGTCTACGACAAGGCCAGCGGTGCCACCCGGCCGCTGGACAGCCGCATCGCGACGCTTGGCTTCGGCTACAACCTGGCGCTGCGCATGGACGAACCGGACAGGCTGGAGAACCCGCTGGGCTTCCAGGTCACCAGCTACCGCGTCGACGCCGATTTCGCGGCCGTGCCTCCTGCGGAGAGCGAGCCGGAAGTCTTCAGCAGCGCGCCTTCCGCGGAAGAGCCGGTAAACCCCCTGCCGGTCATGGGCGACGGGCCGGCGGTGTCGGCGCAAGCGGAGGGCGCACCATGA